A stretch of the Capsicum annuum cultivar UCD-10X-F1 chromosome 10, UCD10Xv1.1, whole genome shotgun sequence genome encodes the following:
- the LOC107845926 gene encoding non-specific lipid-transfer protein 2-like has product MKMFGKIACLLILCVVLIAPHAEAVTCGQIQVGVVNCLPYLQNRGPLGGCCGVIKDLLKLCKTPHERRKSCRCVKTAANLIKGIDFGKAAGLSGVCGVKIPFEISPSVDCSKVK; this is encoded by the exons atgaaaatgtTTGGCAAGATAGCATGCTTACTGATTTTGTGCGTGGTGTTGATTGCACCCCATGCAGAGGCAGTGACATGCGGCCAAATTCAAGTTGGGGTGGTGAATTGCCTCCCTTATCTGCAGAATCGTGGCCCTCTAGGAGGGTGCTGTGGTGTCATTAAAGATCTACTTAAGCTTTGCAAGACACCACATGAACGTAGGAAATCATGTAGGTGTGTTAAAACAGCTGCTAATCTTATAAAGGGCATTGATTTTGGCAAAGCCGCTGGTCTCTCTGGTGTTTGTGGTGTCAAGATTCCATTCGAAATCAGCCCTTCCGTTGACTGCTCCAA GGTGAAGTGA